A genomic window from Motacilla alba alba isolate MOTALB_02 chromosome 2, Motacilla_alba_V1.0_pri, whole genome shotgun sequence includes:
- the RNF152 gene encoding E3 ubiquitin-protein ligase RNF152: METLSQDSLLECQICFNYYSPRRRPKLLDCKHTCCSVCLQQMRTSQKDLRCPWCRGITKLPPGYSVSQLPDDPEVIAVIAIPHTSEHTPVFIKLPSNGCYMLPLPLSKERALLPGDIGCRLLPGSQQKSLTVVTIPTEQQPLQGGLPAEAGAEEPDRRGAVKSSTWSGVCTVILVACVLVFLLGIVLHNMSCISKRFTVISCG; this comes from the coding sequence ATGGAGACCTTATCCCAGGACTCTCTGCTGGAGTGCCAGATTTGCTTCAACTACTACAGTCCCCGCCGGCGACCCAAGCTGCTGGACTGCAAGCACACCTGCTGCTCCGTGTGCCTGCAGCAGATGAGGACCAGCCAGAAGGACCTGCGCTGCCCCTGGTGCCGTGGGATCACCAAGCTGCCTCCGGGGTACTCTGTGTCACAGCTGCCCGATGACCCCGAGGTGATCGCCGTCATCGCGATCCCCCACACCTCGGAGCACACCCCTGTCTTCATCAAACTCCCCAGCAATGGGTGCTACATGCTGCCCTTGCCTCTCTCCAAGGAGCGGGCGCTGCTGCCGGGAGACATTGGCTGCCGTCTCCTGCCCGGCAGCCAGCAGAAGTCCCTGACGGTGGTGACGATCCCCACGGAGCAGCAGCCGCTGCAGGGCGGCCTTCCCGCCGAGGCGGGAGCGGAGGAGCCGGACCGGAGAGGTGCTGTGAAAAGCTCCACCTGGTCAGGGGTGTGCACTGTGATCCTGGTGGCCTGCGTCCTGGTCTTCCTCCTGGGCATCGTCCTCCACAACATGTCGTGCATTTCCAAGCGCTTCACGGTGATCTCCTGCGGCTGA